The Methylomicrobium lacus LW14 genome window below encodes:
- a CDS encoding response regulator transcription factor has protein sequence MDDVSREKIRILVLERHEIVRIGLRTLLENQPKFQVVAESNGFDDIYRLTSAHTPDVILLDLLLVGEKLSPTHSFALTGITQQQNIGEKLGISEKTVRNHLTRVIALKSSR, from the coding sequence ATGGACGACGTATCAAGAGAAAAAATACGCATACTCGTTTTAGAGCGGCATGAGATTGTTCGAATCGGGCTGCGCACACTGCTTGAAAATCAGCCAAAATTTCAAGTCGTTGCCGAATCAAATGGCTTTGATGATATCTACCGGCTTACCAGCGCGCACACTCCCGACGTCATTTTGCTTGATTTGCTGCTGGTTGGGGAAAAATTATCACCAACACATTCCTTTGCTCTTACAGGCATCACCCAACAGCAAAATATTGGCGAAAAACTGGGTATCAGTGAAAAAACGGTTCGCAATCATCTGACCAGGGTAATCGCGCTTAAATCATCCCGATGA
- a CDS encoding MgtC/SapB family protein → MEFTETIPPLLIQFAMTVAFAFVVGLEFRRYHQINQYQLHFGSTRTFVLIAIQGFLLYSLDPAKHLFAAGFLLLGASLLVYYWHLASKGIFSIFSPLLALLIYLIGPVAIAFPNWFLMLFVVVLILILGEKPVIHRFSDQLANDEVVTLAKFLIISGVILPLLPDRPIAPSLPVTYDKVWLAVIIVSGFSYLSYLLNSYFFKSRGLMVTAVLAGLYSSTVATVVIGRRARDLAAAESHVSAALIIATTMMYLRLLALIFLFNPHVAIQLLPPFALIVAVSLIAAAVLCRYQKPALPFANAVDVQHPLELSTAVLFAVLFMVFTFVTHYVTSHFGSNGLNILAIAVGMTDIDPFILALLSGKFAASEAAIVAAVVMASGSNNLLKAAYSVFFARNISVRFGAIWLTALFVASAVYAKTLTI, encoded by the coding sequence ATGGAATTCACCGAAACCATCCCCCCCTTGTTGATCCAGTTCGCGATGACGGTCGCCTTTGCGTTCGTGGTCGGACTGGAATTCCGCCGTTATCATCAGATCAACCAATACCAACTGCATTTCGGCAGCACCCGCACCTTTGTATTGATCGCCATTCAGGGCTTCCTGCTGTATTCGCTCGATCCCGCCAAGCACTTGTTCGCGGCGGGATTTTTGTTGCTGGGCGCGTCTCTACTGGTTTATTACTGGCACCTGGCCTCGAAAGGTATCTTTTCGATATTCAGCCCTTTACTGGCCTTGCTGATCTATCTGATCGGTCCGGTTGCGATTGCATTTCCGAACTGGTTCCTGATGCTTTTTGTCGTGGTGCTGATCCTGATACTCGGCGAAAAACCGGTCATTCATCGTTTTTCGGATCAGCTTGCAAATGACGAAGTCGTCACCCTCGCCAAGTTTTTGATCATTTCCGGCGTGATTCTGCCCTTGTTGCCGGACCGGCCGATCGCACCGTCTCTGCCCGTCACTTACGATAAAGTCTGGCTGGCGGTGATCATCGTCTCCGGTTTTTCCTATCTGAGTTATCTGCTGAACAGTTATTTCTTTAAGAGCCGCGGTCTGATGGTGACCGCGGTATTGGCGGGGCTGTATTCGAGCACGGTGGCGACCGTCGTGATCGGCCGGCGCGCCCGCGACCTGGCCGCGGCGGAAAGCCATGTTTCGGCCGCCCTGATCATCGCGACCACGATGATGTACCTGCGCTTGCTGGCGCTGATTTTTCTGTTCAATCCGCATGTCGCCATACAATTATTGCCGCCGTTTGCGCTGATCGTTGCGGTGTCGCTGATCGCGGCCGCCGTTTTGTGCCGTTATCAGAAACCGGCACTCCCTTTTGCGAATGCGGTAGATGTTCAGCACCCGCTCGAATTATCGACTGCGGTCCTGTTCGCGGTCCTATTCATGGTGTTTACCTTCGTCACCCATTATGTGACCAGCCACTTCGGCAGTAACGGCCTGAATATTCTGGCCATCGCGGTCGGCATGACCGATATCGACCCGTTCATTCTGGCATTACTCAGCGGGAAATTTGCGGCTTCCGAAGCGGCCATCGTCGCGGCCGTCGTAATGGCCAGCGGCAGCAATAATCTGCTGAAAGCCGCCTATAGCGTGTTCTTTGCACGCAATATTTCGGTACGCTTCGGGGCGATCTGGCTGACGGCTTTGTTTGTGGCGTCGGCGGTCTACGCCAAGACGCTGACGATCTGA
- a CDS encoding ArnT family glycosyltransferase — protein MEHPHFDASDSVAMPRTIMRSHAGIFTAWLLLTVVNLGFHRLIPLDETRYASVAWDMWVRHNWLVPHLNGIPYHHKPPLLFWIDNLGWALFGVNELWLLLVSPLCALASLYALSYLAGQLWPGNQQAMRMAPWLLFGSLIWGAYLNSSMFDMLLGLCVLAAMIGLVKASKNLDWRYWAWYALGCGFGLLAKGPVVFMHILAPFLLGLFWSDTAKRDPGKWYLQGGIALVIGIAIGLAWAVPAVLNAGDAFGGTLLWHQTADRVVNSFAHRRPLWWYLELSPMILFPWFFWPRFWQAVCRKELFADPTVRFCAIWFFAGILGFSAISGKQVHYLLPLMPALALLTSRALTSRAPAGLRLGDFLPFVVIGLFGLGLLLLPMLPNVKTYHWLQNRQIWWPLAIIATSIAGIVLKTQSRRLTPYSLSASVIVVLMTSLAGFFSSTGNAFHLNDAAVQLEKYLKAGEPIAWAGKYDGQFLFLLRLKEPMTVIQPKDMPQWLHEYPHGHVVSIGPSQNPVNKRIRLQTDYVQPYREEWLIVQSLPNA, from the coding sequence ATGGAACACCCTCACTTCGACGCTTCCGATTCCGTGGCGATGCCTAGAACCATCATGCGGAGCCATGCCGGCATCTTTACGGCCTGGCTGCTGTTGACCGTGGTCAATCTTGGTTTTCACCGCCTGATTCCTCTCGATGAAACCCGTTATGCCTCGGTCGCCTGGGACATGTGGGTTCGGCATAACTGGCTCGTGCCGCATCTGAACGGCATTCCCTATCATCACAAACCGCCGCTGTTGTTCTGGATCGACAATCTGGGCTGGGCATTGTTCGGCGTGAATGAACTCTGGCTGCTGCTGGTATCGCCGCTGTGCGCGCTGGCCAGCCTATATGCGCTCAGCTATTTGGCCGGCCAGTTGTGGCCGGGCAATCAACAGGCGATGCGCATGGCGCCCTGGCTGTTGTTCGGCAGTCTGATCTGGGGCGCTTATCTGAACAGTTCGATGTTCGACATGTTGCTCGGGCTGTGTGTGCTGGCCGCGATGATCGGTCTGGTCAAAGCCTCCAAGAACTTGGACTGGCGGTACTGGGCGTGGTATGCGTTAGGCTGCGGCTTCGGTTTGCTCGCGAAAGGCCCTGTCGTCTTCATGCATATCCTGGCGCCCTTTTTATTAGGACTGTTCTGGAGCGACACAGCCAAACGCGATCCCGGAAAATGGTACCTGCAAGGCGGTATCGCGCTGGTCATCGGCATTGCGATCGGCCTGGCCTGGGCCGTGCCCGCGGTGTTGAATGCGGGCGATGCCTTCGGCGGCACCCTGCTCTGGCATCAGACCGCTGACCGGGTCGTCAACAGCTTTGCGCACCGCCGGCCGTTATGGTGGTATCTCGAACTATCGCCGATGATCTTGTTTCCGTGGTTTTTTTGGCCGCGGTTCTGGCAGGCCGTCTGCCGCAAGGAACTGTTCGCCGACCCGACTGTACGTTTCTGCGCCATTTGGTTTTTTGCCGGCATCCTCGGTTTTTCCGCGATCAGCGGCAAGCAGGTGCATTATTTGCTGCCGTTGATGCCGGCCCTGGCGTTGCTGACGAGCCGTGCGCTAACGTCAAGGGCGCCGGCCGGCCTCCGTCTCGGCGATTTTCTGCCGTTCGTGGTGATCGGCTTGTTCGGCCTCGGCCTTCTGCTGTTGCCGATGCTGCCGAACGTCAAAACCTATCATTGGCTGCAAAACCGGCAAATCTGGTGGCCGCTCGCGATCATCGCGACCAGCATCGCGGGCATCGTGTTGAAAACCCAAAGCCGCCGGCTGACGCCGTATTCCCTGTCGGCCTCCGTGATCGTTGTGTTGATGACCAGCCTGGCCGGCTTTTTCAGCTCGACCGGCAATGCCTTTCATTTGAACGATGCGGCAGTGCAGCTCGAAAAATACCTGAAGGCCGGCGAACCGATCGCCTGGGCCGGCAAATATGACGGCCAGTTTTTGTTCCTGTTGCGTCTGAAGGAGCCGATGACGGTGATCCAACCCAAAGATATGCCGCAGTGGTTGCACGAGTATCCGCATGGGCATGTGGTTTCCATCGGCCCTTCGCAAAATCCCGTCAATAAGCGAATCAGATTGCAGACCGACTATGTCCAGCCTTACCGTGAAGAATGGTTGATCGTCCAATCCCTGCCGAATGCCTGA
- a CDS encoding cold shock and DUF1294 domain-containing protein, whose translation MQTYQGIIKSWKPDRGFGFIETAAAEQDIFIHIRDIKHPGYQPQVGDLVRYRLMADKNGKIRAYDATIDGQPILRPSPQKIVPRSQSAGKQKQGLGPFFILIALTPFVFSGWLIIEQHNPLPFFVYLVMSLVTFLAYARDKTKAIKSEWRTQESTLHLLELLGGWPGALITQKTIRHKNKKISFQITFWLIAALHLACWVDWLFFSSRLLKILG comes from the coding sequence GTGCAAACCTATCAAGGCATCATCAAATCCTGGAAACCGGACAGAGGCTTCGGCTTTATCGAAACGGCCGCCGCCGAGCAGGACATTTTCATTCATATTCGGGATATCAAACATCCGGGTTATCAGCCGCAAGTCGGGGATCTTGTTCGCTATAGGCTGATGGCGGATAAAAACGGCAAGATCAGGGCCTACGATGCCACTATCGACGGCCAGCCGATCTTGCGTCCGTCCCCCCAAAAAATCGTTCCGCGAAGTCAGAGCGCCGGAAAACAGAAGCAGGGACTGGGACCATTTTTCATCCTGATCGCGTTGACGCCTTTTGTCTTTTCAGGTTGGTTGATCATCGAACAGCACAATCCATTGCCCTTTTTTGTCTATTTGGTGATGAGTTTAGTGACTTTTTTAGCCTACGCCAGGGATAAAACCAAAGCAATTAAGAGCGAATGGCGAACCCAGGAATCGACCTTGCATCTGCTTGAATTGCTTGGCGGCTGGCCGGGCGCTTTGATCACGCAAAAAACGATTCGGCATAAAAATAAAAAAATCTCGTTTCAAATCACTTTCTGGTTGATCGCAGCCTTACATTTGGCATGCTGGGTCGATTGGCTGTTTTTCAGTAGCCGGCTGCTGAAAATATTAGGCTAA